The DNA sequence GAGTTggagtaggtaaaggtaaaggacccctggatggttaagtccagtcaaaggcgactatagggttgcagcgctcatctcgctttcaggccgagggagccggcgtttgtctgcagacagctttccgggtcatgtgaccagcaggactaaaccacttctggcgcaacggaacaccacgatggaaaccagagtgcatggaaacgctgtttaccttcccgccgcagagctacctatttatctacttgcacaggcgtgctttcaaactgctaggttggcagaagctgggacagagcaacgggagctcaccccgtcacagggattcgaactgccgaccttccgatcggcaagcccaagaggctcagtgttttagaccacagtgctacctgctCCTCTAGAGTTGGACACTAGACGATGCTTGGGAGTACCTTTCAACTCTATACTTGTGTGATTCTGAATGCTGGCTACACCTTCTCCGGGGGAGAAAACCTCAAGGTTCCTCCTTATGTTTTGGAtctcagtttaaaaaacaaacaaaaaacttttgcTCTTTTGGGCAAGAATCGCCCAGCTTATGTTATCGGGTATCATAAAACCCTGTGACCGTTGGAGTTACTGATTAACGTCTatccctgccttttttttttttttaaatgacaaccATCACGACGTCACCGCCTTTCCCGGAGCAAGCGGGATGTTCGGAGAGCAAACAAAGCCTTCGCTCTGTGTTGGCCGGACAAAGCGCCTTTATAAAAGGAGCTGCCAAATGCACACATGCAGTCTGAAGGGGGCTGCTGTGCTGTCGCTGAGGCCGCCATTGTCTCCTATGGAAGGCTCCAGGGATCACTTACATAGTGAGAGCGAAACTGTCTCTCCGGACAGGGAGACAGGGCAGCTGGGGATGGCAGTAGGCGACACTGCGGAAATGGACGTGCCGGAGACACCCGAAGGGCCAATACACCAAAAGGATGGTGGTCCATTAGATGCGGCTGATCCTACAGAAGAGGGCAAGGGCTGCTGTTCTCCTGCCACGGAAGGCCCAGATCCGGATGCTGCCCAGTTAGGCGCTCCAGAACCGGTGCCCTCAGCACCCTTGGAGCCGCCCGCTTTGACGGAGACTTCTGTGCCGCCGGTGGCCGACCTGCACCACCCGCGCCCCTCCAAAGTCTCGCTGGCCGAGATGGATTGCCTCATCTGCTTCAACCGGTACAGCGCCCGCCGCCTGCCCAAAGTCCTGGCCTGCCAGCACGTCTTCTGCGCCGTCTGTTTGAAGCTCATCCTGCGGAACGAAGACCACACCTGGCTCGTCAGCTGCCCGCTCTGCCGGAAGGCCACCGTCGTTTTCGGAGGCCTGATCTGCAGCCTTCACGACAAGGAGGACGTGGTGGGCCGGCTGGGCAGCCCTGGCCTGGACGCCGAGGTCCCCTGTCCACCAGAGCCTCCTGGCACCGGCCTCCCTGACGGCAACCCCGCCTCTGAGAATGATGCCGTCAGGGGACCAAGCCGGGCAGCGGCCAAGAGGCtggtgctgctcctgctgctggtggCCGTCCTTATTGTCGTAGTCCTCCCCTTCATGTACACGGGGATGCTGAAGTGGGTGCTTTGCTCCGTGGTGGTCCTGGGGCTCATCATGTCGGTGCTGCTTTGCTGCAACCCCAGCTGGAGCTGCCCAGATCTCTTGCGGTCTCCCTGGAGGTGGAAGGAGAGCCAGGCAGTGTCGGTTGCTTGAGAAGACCGCCGGGCTGTGGTTTCCTTATTTGTGGGTCGGGAGCGTTGCACGGGCCCCATCTACGGATCCTGTGCTTTTGGGGAATGTCGTAGCGGTTGTGGTTTCTCACTCGGGGACCTTGAGCCAGGGCACCTGTCATCAACTGCTGGGAGAACGACCCACAGAGACCTTCCTTCTATGGGTCATTGTACAGATCAGGCAGAGAGGCTGGTCCTGTCGCTGGACCAGAGCGTGAGGAGGGTGGAGAGTTTGCTAACACAACCCCTGATGCCTGTTCCTGTTGAGGCACAGCCCTGCGTGCCCCACAGCGGGAGCCTACAGAGAGACACAAACACAGCTCTCTGTTGAGTTTTGGGTGGTTTCACCCACCTGCTTCATGGAATGATTTGTTGGTGCCAGAAAATGTCTGGCTCTGTTTCGCTACAAGACAACCGAGCTTCTGGCTTGAAGAAACTGGGTTCGGACCTCTCTGTAGAGCATGGTCAATGGCTGTTAAGCATGTTGGAACCTCCATGCTCAGATGTGGTCTACCTGTGAGCGCTGAGAGGCTGATAGCAAAGGCTGCTGCTTTCATGTTCTGCTTCTCCAGATGCATCTGACGGGCCGCTGTgaccacaggatgctggactagatgggcctagATCAGGATTGGGGGAGcatctgtggtcttccagatattgctggaccacaAATTCACACcaccccctgaccattggccatgatgactgCAGATGATGGGAGACAGAGCCCAACAAAAGCTGGAGGGTTGGATGGATCCTGGCTTGGATGGATCCATCAGGGCTTCTCTTAGAATCCCCTTAATACAGATTACCTGCTGTTTAATTCCCCCGGTTGTCCTTGTAGTCAGGCGTTTGTTTGTAAAGAATGTCTTTTCCAACAAGATGAAATGGAGATTCCCCAACCTTTCTATGTGAGAGAGATTTACTAtagcaggaaggaagaaaggtACATCTCCCTCCAGACATTGTGCTCCAGCTCCAGCGGCCACCAagccccagtggtcagggatgatgaagggagctggagtcccaacaacctCTGAAGGTTCCCCAACCACGGATTACAGTAGCCAGAAAAGGCTGAGTCCTCCAGGTACAATTTAACGCAGAGTAAGGGTGGATCTTTATGGGCATCATTTAATGCCAAATGCAAAAGGGCTTGTTCCTGTGTGCCTGTTATTTCTGCAAAGATGCTGATGAACAAAAGATCTGTGATGGTAAATATAGCACAAACACAACTCGGGTATCTCTGCAAATAAGGGCAGTTGAAACACTCAGTATTATCAAAATGtactgtgttttcatttttacaaaACAGTGTATGTATTTAATATGTTTTCATATGTATAAATAGACTCTCTGtccttttgtttctttctccctGCTCCAAATCTGACAAAGTACTTGCCATCTCCAACAAAATATGCTGTTACTCC is a window from the Lacerta agilis isolate rLacAgi1 chromosome 8, rLacAgi1.pri, whole genome shotgun sequence genome containing:
- the RNF186 gene encoding E3 ubiquitin-protein ligase RNF186, coding for MFGEQTKPSLCVGRTKRLYKRSCQMHTCSLKGAAVLSLRPPLSPMEGSRDHLHSESETVSPDRETGQLGMAVGDTAEMDVPETPEGPIHQKDGGPLDAADPTEEGKGCCSPATEGPDPDAAQLGAPEPVPSAPLEPPALTETSVPPVADLHHPRPSKVSLAEMDCLICFNRYSARRLPKVLACQHVFCAVCLKLILRNEDHTWLVSCPLCRKATVVFGGLICSLHDKEDVVGRLGSPGLDAEVPCPPEPPGTGLPDGNPASENDAVRGPSRAAAKRLVLLLLLVAVLIVVVLPFMYTGMLKWVLCSVVVLGLIMSVLLCCNPSWSCPDLLRSPWRWKESQAVSVA